In Tissierellales bacterium, the DNA window CTCGTTATAGGATCTTTCGGTCTAAATGTATGATCTGAATATCCTCCGATATATCCCATTTCAACCATAGCGTTTATAAATTGTCTGTTTTCTGATGCTATTTTTGAGTAGTCTTTAAACTTTCTAGCTGCCGAACTATAGCTCTTTGCATCTATTCTAAGTACCTTAGCAAGCATAACCGTAACTTCTTCACGAGATATCTTACTCTCTGGTTTAAAGCTACTCTCGTTAGGATTTACATATCCAGCGCGCACAGCTTTAGCTACGTCATAGTAAAACCAATCACTCTCTGATACATCATCAAATGTCTTGAATTCTGTATCATGATACCCAAACACCATATTTACTATAGCTATAAATTCAGCCTTTGTAATAGCGTCATCTGCTCTAAATGATGAAGTATCATAGCCAGAAATCATTCCCTTATTAAGCCAGTCAAACATCCTATCACCAGCCCATTCTGGATTATTCTCATAACCAACTGGACTTGATACATCATTTATATATGTATCTGCACTAGCTGAAATTGACATAAAAATCATGCAAAATACAAGTGCAAATGCTACTAAGTTCTTCCATCTCAGATTAAATCGCATATAATA includes these proteins:
- a CDS encoding S-layer homology domain-containing protein; its protein translation is MRFNLRWKNLVAFALVFCMIFMSISASADTYINDVSSPVGYENNPEWAGDRMFDWLNKGMISGYDTSSFRADDAITKAEFIAIVNMVFGYHDTEFKTFDDVSESDWFYYDVAKAVRAGYVNPNESSFKPESKISREEVTVMLAKVLRIDAKSYSSAARKFKDYSKIASENRQFINAMVEMGYIGGYSDHTFRPKDPIT